The proteins below are encoded in one region of Candidatus Eisenbacteria bacterium:
- the rsgA gene encoding ribosome small subunit-dependent GTPase A — MDLSAYGWNEDWERLFREAGIPVGHPARIVAEHRGSYRVRAPEGEMSARVTGRFRHAASGPADLPAVGDWVVIESDGGGEAVIHAVLPRAAKFSRKTAGARTEEQVVAANVDTVWIVSAFGYDLNPSRIERYIALVRQGGASPVVVLTKADLADETERTVEELGLRLADTPVHAVSALCDSGLDPLRAYLAPGRTIALLGSTGAGKSTLLNRLAGREVMATAGLRKGVEKGRHKTTHRQLVLLPSGGLLLDTPGMRELQLWEADEGIATSFADIDALADGCRFRDCTHESEPGCAVRAAVEAGDLPQERLDSFHKLKKEAAYFDRKLDVRSAMEKERRMKWIAKERRRYFNKKD, encoded by the coding sequence ATGGATCTTTCCGCTTACGGTTGGAACGAGGATTGGGAACGGCTGTTCCGCGAGGCCGGCATTCCCGTCGGGCACCCCGCGCGGATCGTCGCGGAGCATCGCGGATCGTATCGCGTGCGTGCCCCGGAAGGGGAGATGTCCGCGCGGGTGACCGGACGTTTCCGGCACGCGGCCTCCGGTCCCGCCGACCTTCCCGCCGTCGGCGACTGGGTGGTCATCGAGTCGGACGGCGGAGGCGAAGCCGTTATTCACGCCGTTCTTCCCCGCGCCGCCAAGTTCTCCCGAAAGACGGCGGGGGCGCGGACGGAGGAACAGGTCGTAGCGGCGAACGTGGACACGGTGTGGATCGTCTCCGCCTTCGGTTACGACCTCAACCCTTCCCGTATTGAGCGCTACATCGCCCTGGTCCGGCAGGGGGGCGCGTCCCCCGTGGTCGTGTTGACCAAGGCGGATCTGGCGGATGAGACGGAACGGACCGTCGAAGAGCTCGGTCTACGCCTCGCGGACACGCCCGTCCACGCCGTGAGCGCGTTATGCGACTCGGGGCTGGATCCCCTGCGCGCCTATCTCGCCCCGGGGCGCACCATCGCCCTGCTCGGCTCCACGGGAGCGGGAAAGTCGACCTTGCTGAACCGTCTCGCCGGGCGCGAGGTGATGGCGACCGCGGGCCTCCGAAAGGGCGTGGAGAAGGGGCGGCACAAGACGACCCATCGCCAGCTGGTGCTTCTCCCCTCCGGCGGATTGCTCCTGGACACGCCGGGGATGCGCGAGCTGCAACTCTGGGAAGCGGACGAGGGGATCGCGACGAGTTTCGCCGACATCGACGCTCTCGCCGACGGCTGCCGCTTCCGAGATTGCACCCATGAATCGGAGCCGGGGTGCGCGGTCCGCGCCGCCGTCGAAGCGGGCGATCTCCCGCAGGAGCGGCTGGACAGTTTTCATAAGCTGAAGAAAGAAGCAGCCTACTTCGATCGAAAACTGGACGTTCGATCGGCGATGGAGAAGGAACGTCGGATGAAATGGATCGCCAAGGAGCGACGGCGCTATTTCAACAAGAAGGACTGA
- a CDS encoding FAD-dependent oxidoreductase codes for MKAAEVVIIGGSAAGPVAGITAKRHYGDIDVLLIRKEGKAKVMVPCGIPYIFGTVGSPDKNVIPDGLLSNNGIDLMIDEVTKIDRRAKTLKTASGETVSYGKLILATGSEPVRPPIPGMDLENVFPVWKDADYLADARAVLEKAKNVVIIGGGFIGAEMADECRKMGDASVTIVEMLPHCLMLAMDTEFCAKAEEKLKERGIRIVVDNGVKTIRGSGKVESVELQNGDELKADAVIIGIGAAPNTALARDAGLEIGETKGIRVDEYMRTGDEDIFAVGDCAEKWSFFTGKPSGLRLASIATTEARIAGANVRELKRENPGAIGVFATAFDNLAVAASGLTEKAAAAAGFDVVVATAASMDRHPGCMPSAVEMKIKLVFDKKSRKLLGGEVCGGASTAEMANVIAMAIQNGMTAEEIALFQMGTHPALTASPIAYQLVNAAEIALATMKK; via the coding sequence GTGAAGGCAGCGGAAGTCGTGATCATCGGCGGAAGCGCCGCAGGCCCGGTCGCGGGAATCACCGCCAAGAGGCATTATGGAGATATCGACGTCCTCCTGATTCGTAAGGAGGGCAAGGCCAAGGTGATGGTCCCGTGCGGCATCCCCTACATCTTCGGAACCGTCGGTTCGCCGGATAAAAACGTGATTCCCGATGGTCTCCTCTCCAACAACGGCATCGATTTGATGATCGACGAGGTGACGAAGATCGATCGCCGGGCGAAAACGCTGAAGACCGCCTCCGGCGAGACCGTGTCCTACGGGAAACTGATTCTGGCGACCGGTTCGGAGCCGGTCCGCCCCCCGATTCCGGGCATGGATCTGGAGAATGTTTTTCCCGTCTGGAAGGACGCCGATTACCTGGCAGATGCCCGGGCGGTGCTGGAAAAGGCGAAGAACGTCGTGATCATCGGCGGGGGATTCATCGGGGCGGAGATGGCCGACGAGTGCCGGAAGATGGGAGACGCGAGCGTCACCATCGTCGAGATGCTTCCCCACTGCCTCATGCTGGCCATGGACACCGAGTTTTGCGCCAAGGCGGAGGAGAAGCTGAAGGAGAGGGGAATCCGGATCGTCGTCGATAACGGCGTGAAGACGATCCGGGGAAGCGGGAAAGTCGAGTCGGTGGAACTGCAAAACGGCGATGAGCTGAAGGCGGACGCCGTGATCATCGGCATCGGCGCGGCGCCGAACACGGCACTCGCGCGAGATGCGGGTCTCGAGATCGGAGAGACGAAGGGCATACGGGTCGATGAATACATGCGGACCGGCGATGAGGACATCTTCGCGGTCGGGGATTGCGCGGAGAAGTGGTCCTTCTTCACCGGGAAGCCTTCGGGTCTTAGGCTCGCGTCCATCGCGACCACCGAAGCCCGTATCGCCGGGGCGAACGTGCGGGAGCTGAAGAGAGAGAACCCGGGAGCCATCGGCGTGTTTGCCACCGCCTTCGACAATCTCGCCGTCGCAGCCTCGGGACTCACGGAGAAAGCCGCCGCCGCCGCCGGTTTCGACGTGGTCGTCGCCACGGCCGCTTCGATGGACAGGCATCCCGGATGTATGCCCAGCGCGGTCGAGATGAAGATCAAACTGGTCTTCGACAAGAAATCGCGGAAGCTGCTGGGCGGCGAAGTGTGCGGCGGCGCCTCGACGGCGGAGATGGCGAACGTCATCGCCATGGCGATCCAGAATGGCATGACCGCCGAGGAGATCGCCCTCTTCCAGATGGGGACTCACCCGGCGCTGACCGCGTCGCCCATCGCCTATCAGCTGGTCAACGCGGCGGAGATCGCCCTGGCCACGATGAAAAAATAA
- a CDS encoding GNAT family acetyltransferase, which yields MKIRPYEPIDEEQVVLLWADCGLVVPWNDPHRDIRRKLKVQPEMFLVGCMEDRIVCSVMAGYEGHRGWINYLAVHPEFRRRGMGKRMMREAEERLRAAGCPKINLQVRSANTEVIAFYKRIGYKTDDVVSLGKRLEPDD from the coding sequence ATGAAAATCAGACCGTATGAACCGATTGACGAAGAGCAGGTCGTCCTTCTTTGGGCCGACTGCGGCTTGGTGGTCCCTTGGAATGATCCCCATCGCGATATCCGGCGAAAGCTGAAAGTACAACCGGAAATGTTTCTGGTCGGGTGCATGGAGGACAGGATCGTTTGCAGCGTCATGGCCGGTTACGAGGGGCACAGAGGTTGGATCAACTATCTCGCGGTCCATCCGGAATTCCGCCGGCGTGGAATGGGCAAGCGCATGATGCGTGAAGCCGAAGAACGTCTTCGTGCCGCAGGCTGCCCGAAAATCAACCTGCAAGTTCGAAGCGCCAATACCGAGGTGATCGCGTTCTACAAGCGAATCGGATACAAGACGGATGATGTGGTGAGCCTGGGCAAGCGGCTGGAACCGGACGATTGA
- a CDS encoding tetratricopeptide repeat protein, with product MRGKRGAGFLSEKTALPLVLFLFIAANLFVYARVGGFDFINYDDPVYVTENEFVRSGLTLEGLKEAFTSFRGFAWQPVTWVSLMLDAEVRGIDPGYFHLVNLLFHIANTISLFLLLRRMTGAFWRSAFVAGLFALHPLRVESVAWISERKDVLGLFWGLASLHAYTDYARRGKRSLLVLTGFFQALSLMAKPMLVTLPFLLILFDYWPLRRLAAGPSPASRFYPARLLREKIPLFLVTAFFVGITALAQKPVEGIGGNVVSLPLGDKAANAAVSYVRYVGKILRPSDLSILYPHPSLSGGVPLSAQQVLGSAAALLAVSWAAWRLRRRRYLPVGWFWFLGSMVPIIGFVQVGLHAIADRYTYFPSIGLFVMVVWGVAEIASAAEKRRFLPARRLAIGVAMLLLTGCALASRERVACWHDSLTLYADALRAGPVSPRVLYNYGCALMRSGRGGEAIGVFKETIRLDPSYGKAYNNLGLAYREKGLKDEAARCFRDALRLDPGHVSAAVNLSALLAESGDIEGAIECRRRVAVLNGSDSKNRNDLGVLLAMSGRYTEAEAEFRRALELSPGFPEARENLEQLLRCRPYSRRAE from the coding sequence TTGCGCGGGAAGCGGGGCGCGGGCTTTCTAAGCGAAAAAACGGCGCTTCCTCTCGTCCTTTTCCTTTTTATCGCGGCGAACCTCTTCGTGTACGCGCGGGTCGGCGGCTTCGACTTCATCAACTACGACGATCCCGTCTATGTTACGGAAAACGAGTTCGTCCGCTCGGGACTTACCCTCGAGGGCCTGAAGGAGGCCTTCACCTCTTTCCGCGGGTTCGCCTGGCAGCCGGTCACATGGGTTTCCCTCATGCTGGACGCGGAGGTTCGTGGGATCGATCCGGGCTATTTTCATCTGGTCAATCTGCTCTTCCACATCGCCAACACAATCAGCCTCTTTCTTCTTCTACGGCGAATGACCGGCGCCTTCTGGCGAAGCGCATTTGTGGCGGGACTTTTCGCCCTCCACCCTCTGCGGGTCGAGTCGGTCGCCTGGATCTCCGAGAGGAAGGACGTGCTCGGCCTCTTCTGGGGGCTCGCCTCCCTTCACGCTTACACGGATTACGCCCGTCGCGGCAAACGATCTCTCCTCGTCCTCACCGGTTTTTTCCAGGCGCTCAGTCTGATGGCGAAACCGATGCTGGTCACTCTTCCCTTCCTGCTGATCCTGTTCGACTACTGGCCTCTTCGTCGCTTGGCGGCGGGGCCGTCGCCGGCGAGCAGGTTCTATCCGGCGCGGCTTCTCCGCGAAAAGATCCCGCTCTTTCTCGTCACCGCCTTTTTCGTGGGGATCACGGCGCTCGCGCAAAAGCCGGTCGAGGGGATCGGAGGCAATGTCGTCTCCCTTCCTCTGGGCGACAAGGCGGCGAACGCCGCCGTCTCCTATGTCCGTTACGTCGGAAAGATTCTGCGGCCGTCGGATCTCTCGATCCTCTATCCCCACCCGAGCCTCTCCGGCGGAGTTCCCCTCTCCGCACAACAAGTCCTCGGGTCGGCCGCGGCGCTCCTGGCGGTCTCCTGGGCGGCATGGCGCCTGCGGCGGCGGCGTTACCTCCCCGTCGGGTGGTTTTGGTTTCTAGGATCGATGGTGCCGATCATCGGATTCGTACAGGTTGGGTTGCACGCCATCGCCGATCGATACACCTACTTCCCCTCCATCGGCCTTTTCGTGATGGTTGTCTGGGGAGTCGCGGAGATCGCCTCGGCGGCCGAGAAGCGCCGTTTCCTGCCGGCCCGCCGGTTGGCCATCGGGGTCGCGATGCTTCTGCTCACCGGTTGCGCCCTCGCTTCCCGGGAGCGCGTTGCCTGCTGGCATGACTCGCTTACCCTGTACGCCGATGCCCTGCGCGCCGGTCCGGTCAGCCCGCGAGTCCTCTACAACTACGGTTGCGCGCTTATGCGGTCGGGGCGCGGCGGCGAGGCGATTGGTGTTTTCAAGGAGACGATCCGCCTGGATCCGAGCTATGGAAAGGCGTACAACAATTTAGGTCTTGCCTATCGAGAGAAGGGGCTCAAGGACGAGGCGGCGCGGTGTTTTCGGGACGCCCTCCGCCTGGATCCCGGCCACGTCTCCGCCGCGGTCAATCTGAGCGCGCTCCTCGCCGAGAGCGGAGACATCGAAGGGGCGATCGAATGCCGCCGCCGTGTCGCGGTCCTGAACGGAAGCGATTCCAAGAACCGGAACGATCTCGGAGTCCTTCTCGCCATGAGCGGGCGTTACACGGAAGCGGAGGCCGAGTTCCGCCGGGCGCTGGAACTCTCGCCCGGCTTTCCAGAAGCCCGGGAAAATCTGGAGCAGTTGCTCCGGTGCCGCCCCTACAGCAGGAGAGCGGAATGA